In Ruania zhangjianzhongii, the following proteins share a genomic window:
- a CDS encoding helicase-related protein has protein sequence MEDAVQLEDLAAGQRVSGVRPGESVTVVAVTWHGTGAVELVYKAGAALGQAVLYRDHEEALALADDASRGFTAEAARFKLVAEAQRIRLAGAFDPMLAVATSAVEPLPHQIRAVYGEMLPRTPLRFLLADDPGAGKTIMAGLYIKELLLREDAKRVLIVAPGGLVEQWQDELFEKFGMRFALLTSQSAESRVGGSVFDDQPLLIARMDQLARNEELQAQLADSHWDLVVVDEAHRMAAHYFGHKLEKTRRFHLGELLGRCARHLLQMTATPHSGSDEDFQLFLSLLDRDRFEGKFRRGVHSPSSEGLMRRMVKEDLLTFEGRPLFPERVAETVPYHLTDAEAQLYEQVTDYVRHEMNRAQKLDGKRRNTVGFALTVLQRRLASSPEAIYRSLVRRAERLERHKDAVLDGVDPWTPAGDAWIDEVDEHTAAEIEEVEEELVDAATSARTVAELDAELAVLAGLIQSAKRVRDLGTDRKWSELRTILEGHALAAGDGQRRKLIIFTEHRDTLSYLESRIRTLLGRAEAVRSIHGEVKRTDRREITEEFTKNPDCQILLATDAAGEGLNLQAAHLMVNYDLPWNPNRIEQRFGRIHRIGQTEVCRLWNLVATNTREGEVFTKLLAKIEEQRVAYGGKVFDVLGGAFREKPLRDLLLEAIRYGDQPEVRARMGQVIDDQVAEGLRETLQERALATETLAAQQLEELRARMDDARARRLQPHYIDLAFRAAFAALGGRLRRREKGRYEITNVPAAVRQRGGHAPVATRYERVTFELERIEHDGGPSADLLAPGHPLHDSVMDEVVERWGSVLAEGAVLVASDLEEPHLLLGVVEEVVDGQDRAVARRFGYALVDSSGEVRDAGPAPYLDVVAAPESAAEKARRLPWLGQAEEAGTSWIIAHRLPSFLTETRARRLPELFRTREAVRHRLTQESNRLATEALAASEKQARGERLRESPETLERRSEELQVRMETRMAELDVEAQMSTRPVQVTAAAVVLPLSQVEGDLPAEAPIRAVATKEVERRGVEAVLAAEQALGRRPIEQAFNNPGYDVLSERDDGLPLRIEVKARLAGADDFFVTHNEVLMGRNMAPDYRLALVRVDPDGPQGDQVRYLDNPFVGTELGSFISTGIKGNWPKMWARGREPF, from the coding sequence ATGGAGGATGCTGTGCAGCTCGAGGATCTGGCCGCCGGTCAACGCGTGAGCGGTGTCCGCCCGGGGGAATCGGTGACCGTGGTGGCGGTGACCTGGCACGGAACCGGCGCCGTCGAGCTGGTCTACAAGGCTGGTGCTGCCCTTGGCCAAGCGGTGCTCTATCGCGACCACGAGGAAGCCCTCGCGCTCGCGGACGACGCCTCGCGAGGGTTCACGGCGGAGGCAGCCCGGTTCAAGCTCGTGGCCGAGGCGCAACGGATCCGCCTTGCCGGGGCATTCGACCCCATGCTGGCCGTGGCCACCAGCGCCGTGGAGCCGCTGCCGCACCAGATCCGGGCTGTGTACGGGGAGATGTTGCCGCGCACCCCGCTGCGCTTCCTGCTTGCCGATGACCCAGGCGCCGGGAAGACGATCATGGCGGGCCTGTACATCAAGGAACTGCTGCTGCGCGAGGACGCTAAGCGGGTGCTGATCGTCGCGCCCGGCGGATTGGTCGAGCAGTGGCAGGACGAGCTGTTCGAGAAGTTTGGGATGCGGTTCGCGCTGCTCACCTCGCAGAGCGCCGAGTCACGGGTGGGTGGATCGGTGTTCGACGATCAGCCGCTGCTCATCGCCCGGATGGATCAGCTGGCCCGGAACGAGGAGCTCCAGGCGCAGCTCGCCGACTCCCACTGGGACCTGGTGGTGGTGGACGAGGCGCACCGGATGGCGGCGCACTACTTCGGGCACAAGCTGGAGAAGACGCGTCGCTTTCACCTGGGCGAGTTGCTTGGCCGGTGCGCCCGCCACCTGCTGCAGATGACGGCGACTCCGCACTCCGGCAGTGACGAAGACTTCCAGCTGTTCCTGAGTCTGCTCGACCGGGATCGATTCGAGGGCAAGTTCCGGCGCGGGGTGCACTCGCCCAGCTCCGAGGGCCTGATGCGCCGGATGGTGAAGGAGGACCTGCTCACCTTCGAGGGGCGGCCGCTGTTCCCCGAGCGGGTGGCCGAAACCGTGCCGTATCACCTCACCGACGCCGAGGCGCAACTGTACGAGCAGGTCACCGACTATGTGCGGCACGAGATGAACCGAGCGCAGAAGCTCGACGGCAAACGCCGCAACACGGTGGGCTTCGCGCTCACGGTGCTACAACGGCGGCTGGCGTCCAGCCCGGAAGCGATCTACCGATCGTTGGTCCGCCGTGCCGAACGGCTGGAGCGCCACAAGGACGCCGTACTGGACGGGGTCGACCCATGGACACCAGCGGGCGACGCCTGGATCGACGAGGTGGACGAGCACACGGCTGCCGAGATCGAGGAGGTGGAGGAGGAGCTTGTCGACGCCGCCACCTCAGCACGGACGGTGGCCGAGCTGGACGCGGAGCTGGCCGTGCTCGCCGGGCTGATCCAGTCTGCCAAGCGGGTGCGAGACCTTGGCACCGACCGTAAGTGGTCCGAGCTGCGCACGATCCTGGAAGGCCACGCCCTGGCCGCGGGCGACGGTCAGCGGCGCAAGCTGATCATCTTCACCGAGCACCGGGACACGCTGTCGTACCTGGAGTCGCGTATCCGGACCCTGCTCGGCCGGGCGGAGGCGGTGCGGTCGATCCACGGCGAGGTGAAGCGTACCGATCGTCGTGAGATCACCGAGGAGTTCACGAAGAACCCGGACTGTCAGATCCTGCTCGCCACCGATGCCGCCGGAGAGGGGCTCAACCTGCAGGCGGCGCACTTGATGGTCAACTACGACTTGCCCTGGAATCCGAACCGGATCGAGCAGCGATTCGGTCGCATCCACCGCATCGGGCAGACCGAGGTGTGCCGGTTGTGGAATCTGGTGGCCACCAACACCCGCGAGGGCGAGGTGTTCACGAAGCTGCTGGCGAAGATCGAGGAGCAGCGCGTTGCCTATGGGGGCAAGGTGTTCGATGTGCTCGGCGGAGCGTTCCGGGAGAAGCCGCTGCGGGACCTGTTGCTGGAGGCCATCCGGTACGGCGACCAGCCCGAGGTCCGGGCCCGGATGGGGCAGGTGATCGACGACCAGGTGGCCGAAGGGCTGCGGGAGACGCTCCAGGAGCGCGCGTTGGCCACGGAGACCCTCGCGGCCCAGCAGCTGGAGGAATTGCGCGCACGGATGGACGACGCGCGTGCCCGGCGGCTACAGCCGCACTACATCGACCTGGCGTTCCGGGCGGCGTTCGCCGCGCTCGGTGGCCGGCTACGCCGTCGGGAGAAGGGGCGGTACGAGATCACGAACGTACCAGCCGCTGTGCGGCAGCGCGGCGGGCACGCTCCGGTGGCCACGCGGTACGAGCGGGTCACCTTCGAGCTGGAGCGGATAGAGCACGACGGCGGCCCTTCCGCTGATCTGCTGGCTCCCGGTCATCCGTTGCATGACAGTGTGATGGACGAGGTGGTCGAGCGGTGGGGATCCGTGCTGGCGGAGGGTGCGGTGCTGGTGGCCTCCGATCTGGAGGAACCGCACCTGCTGCTCGGTGTGGTGGAGGAAGTGGTGGACGGTCAGGACCGGGCTGTGGCGCGCCGGTTCGGCTACGCGTTGGTGGACTCTTCTGGCGAGGTGCGCGACGCCGGCCCGGCGCCCTACCTCGATGTGGTGGCGGCTCCTGAGTCCGCCGCTGAGAAGGCGCGGAGACTGCCCTGGCTCGGGCAGGCAGAGGAGGCTGGCACGAGCTGGATCATCGCCCACCGATTGCCCTCGTTCCTCACCGAGACCCGGGCGCGCCGACTACCCGAGCTGTTCCGCACCCGCGAGGCGGTGCGGCACCGGTTGACGCAGGAGTCCAACCGGCTCGCGACGGAGGCTCTGGCGGCCAGCGAGAAGCAGGCACGCGGAGAGCGGCTGCGCGAGTCGCCGGAGACGCTGGAACGCCGGTCGGAGGAGCTGCAGGTGCGGATGGAGACCCGGATGGCTGAGCTGGATGTGGAGGCGCAGATGAGCACGCGCCCGGTGCAGGTGACTGCGGCCGCGGTGGTGCTTCCGCTGAGCCAGGTGGAAGGCGACCTGCCTGCCGAGGCGCCGATCCGGGCGGTGGCCACCAAGGAGGTGGAGCGGCGCGGTGTGGAGGCGGTGCTGGCCGCGGAGCAGGCGCTGGGGCGCCGGCCGATCGAGCAGGCATTCAACAATCCCGGTTACGACGTGCTCTCCGAGCGGGACGACGGCTTGCCGCTGCGGATCGAGGTGAAGGCGCGGCTTGCTGGCGCGGACGACTTCTTCGTCACCCACAACGAAGTGCTGATGGGGCGGAACATGGCGCCCGACTACCGGCTGGCGCTGGTGCGGGTAGATCCCGACGGTCCCCAGGGCGACCAGGTGCGCTACCTCGACAACCCGTTCGTCGGAACAGAACTAGGCTCATTCATCTCCACCGGGATCAAGGGGAACTGGCCGAAGATGTGGGCGCGGGGGCGGGAGCCGTTCTGA
- a CDS encoding DUF433 domain-containing protein, whose protein sequence is MIASVSLLEREMYTEAEAARLLRVPPSTLHYWLEGGTRRGTTYLPVLRPEPTDTRTVTWAEFVEAGFLRQYRRDLRVPMPELRQFIAILRDELGVPSPLATFRPWSVEKKLVIEAQDRSGLPDDLWVYAPVGGQQVLLPPGQKFLDRVDWENDVAARWRPDPESDSPVVIDPDRRFGRPSVHGISTEVLWEYSEDGYTEAEIAEEYALSKSDVSWAITFENTIQAA, encoded by the coding sequence GTGATCGCGTCTGTGTCCCTGCTCGAACGGGAGATGTATACCGAGGCTGAGGCCGCCCGGCTCCTCCGTGTGCCTCCGAGCACCCTGCACTACTGGCTCGAAGGCGGCACGCGACGCGGTACGACCTACCTCCCTGTCCTGCGGCCTGAACCCACCGACACCCGCACGGTGACCTGGGCCGAGTTCGTGGAGGCCGGCTTCCTGCGCCAATACCGACGCGACCTACGCGTCCCGATGCCAGAACTCCGGCAGTTCATCGCCATCCTCCGGGACGAGCTCGGCGTACCGTCGCCGCTCGCCACCTTCCGGCCCTGGTCGGTGGAGAAGAAGTTGGTGATCGAGGCGCAAGACCGGTCCGGTCTGCCCGACGATCTCTGGGTCTACGCACCCGTCGGCGGCCAGCAAGTGCTGCTGCCACCGGGACAGAAATTTCTCGACCGCGTCGACTGGGAGAACGATGTCGCCGCTCGATGGCGCCCCGATCCGGAATCGGACTCGCCCGTGGTCATTGACCCAGACCGCCGCTTCGGGCGGCCGTCCGTACACGGCATCAGCACCGAGGTGCTGTGGGAGTACTCGGAGGACGGATACACCGAGGCGGAGATTGCCGAGGAGTACGCGTTGTCGAAGTCAGACGTTTCCTGGGCGATCACGTTCGAGAACACCATCCAGGCCGCATAA
- a CDS encoding HNH endonuclease: MKAAIGVTDANWAAYLRDRPHLTEANFWVPRPRATWRVADQGSAFLFKTHWPANQLVGGGFVSGYAQLRVSEAWELFGEGNGVESHADLLRAIAAYRKDRDPDPLIGCLLLRDLFFAREGTELDGPADFAKNIVQWKSYAADGSTIEEAMVALLARSLPRGGDSPTYGDPRLMVPRVGQIAFRGLVLDAYQRRCAITGDRIRPVLQAAHIRPISREGKHRVSNGLLLRSDVHTLFDEGYLGIDEKHRLHVSPKLRTEFGNGTEFYARAGEPIAVPAKRADRPEPDAVTWHMDEVFLR; this comes from the coding sequence ATGAAGGCAGCCATCGGAGTGACGGATGCCAACTGGGCCGCCTACCTCCGCGACCGGCCCCATCTGACGGAGGCGAACTTCTGGGTGCCACGGCCGCGGGCGACGTGGCGGGTGGCCGACCAAGGGTCAGCGTTCTTGTTCAAGACGCACTGGCCGGCGAACCAACTCGTCGGCGGCGGGTTCGTCAGTGGCTACGCCCAGTTGCGGGTGAGCGAGGCGTGGGAGCTCTTCGGGGAGGGGAACGGCGTCGAGAGCCACGCGGATCTGCTGCGGGCGATCGCCGCCTATCGCAAGGACCGGGACCCGGACCCACTGATCGGGTGTTTGCTGCTGCGCGACCTGTTCTTCGCGCGGGAAGGTACCGAGCTCGACGGCCCGGCCGACTTCGCCAAGAACATCGTGCAGTGGAAGTCGTACGCAGCCGACGGGAGCACCATCGAGGAGGCGATGGTCGCGCTACTGGCACGGTCGCTCCCGCGGGGCGGGGACTCCCCCACGTACGGAGACCCGAGGCTGATGGTGCCGCGGGTCGGGCAGATCGCATTCCGTGGGCTCGTGCTCGACGCCTACCAGCGGCGGTGCGCGATCACCGGCGATCGGATCCGACCGGTACTGCAGGCGGCGCACATCCGGCCGATCTCACGGGAGGGCAAGCACCGGGTGAGCAACGGGCTGCTGCTGCGATCGGACGTACACACGCTGTTCGACGAGGGCTACCTTGGCATCGACGAGAAGCACCGGCTGCACGTGAGTCCAAAGTTGCGCACCGAGTTCGGAAACGGGACCGAGTTCTACGCGCGGGCCGGGGAGCCGATCGCGGTGCCGGCGAAGCGAGCGGATCGGCCCGAGCCAGATGCGGTGACGTGGCACATGGACGAGGTGTTCCTGCGGTAA
- a CDS encoding DUF1156 domain-containing protein, protein MEPKRKLIEVALPLEVINAESAREKSIRHGHPSTLHLWWARRPLAAARAVLFAQLVDDPSAHPDRFPTAEEQQVERNRLHDIIERLVVWENVRDEKLLAEARDEIMASTRGNPPPILDPFAGGGTIPLEAQRLGLEAHASDLNSVAVLINKALIEIPPRFRDQAPVSPGLADSEIRTWRGAEGLAADVRAYGEWMREEAERRIGHLYPKANVDGKPATVIAWIWARTVTCPNPACRIEMPLVRSWWLGKKKGKEAYVVPEVVGDPDHPSGRRMAYRIGHDASGPVSDGTVGRQGAECVACSTGVSLEYIREEGRAGRIGAQLMATVAEGNRRRVYLEPDAKHAAAAEVEKPVDVPDGELPMEALGFRVQNYGLTRWVDLFTNRQLVALTTFSDMVAEARERVVADAVTAGMSRGERFTDGGTGAEAYGDAVATYLGLGVSRLADIANGLARWENTREQIRNLFSRQVIPMIWDFAETTPFGTAAGSYEVSLGSLCKAIRDTGGPASITKQADASARSYAGALISTDPPYYDNVPYADLSDFFYVWQRRTLQDVHPDLFRTLLVPKAEELVAEPFRHGGKDGAKSFFEDGFRSVFARAREAALPDYPITVYYAFKQSDTNAEGTSSSGWETLLEGMIRSGWAITATWPVRSELSNRMRGQGANALASSIVLALRPRPEDAPATDRRGFITDLQDELPQALRELQHGRIAAVDLPQAAIGPGMAVFSRYSAVHEPDGSPMTVRSALARINEILDQVLNEQEGDFDAATRFAIAWYRAHGYSTGQFGDADNMARSRNTAVATLDRGGILTSRAGKVTLLRPDDLPAEYDVAGDDHTGTWEAAHHLIRLLSTEGIPAAGAFLAAARNRPDGAVEDDQVKELAYLLFHIAEQHGRTGDALAFNTLVTSWGDILDAARSAGPAYAQSAMDLTDI, encoded by the coding sequence GTGGAGCCGAAGCGGAAATTGATCGAGGTCGCACTACCGCTGGAGGTGATCAACGCCGAGTCGGCTCGGGAGAAGTCGATCCGGCATGGGCACCCCTCCACACTGCACCTGTGGTGGGCGCGGCGCCCCCTTGCGGCAGCCCGCGCCGTGCTGTTCGCTCAGCTCGTCGACGACCCGTCCGCTCACCCGGACCGTTTCCCCACCGCAGAGGAGCAGCAGGTTGAGCGGAACCGGCTCCACGACATCATCGAGCGGTTGGTGGTCTGGGAGAACGTCAGGGATGAGAAGCTGCTTGCCGAGGCACGGGACGAGATCATGGCGTCCACTCGCGGGAACCCGCCACCGATCTTGGATCCGTTCGCTGGCGGCGGCACGATTCCGTTGGAGGCACAGCGTCTTGGCCTGGAGGCGCACGCCTCGGACCTGAATTCGGTCGCTGTGCTGATCAACAAGGCGCTGATCGAGATCCCGCCCCGGTTCCGGGACCAGGCACCCGTGTCACCGGGGTTGGCCGACTCCGAGATCCGCACCTGGCGCGGCGCCGAAGGTCTCGCGGCTGACGTGCGCGCCTACGGCGAGTGGATGCGCGAGGAGGCCGAGCGCCGCATCGGTCACCTGTATCCGAAGGCGAACGTCGACGGGAAGCCGGCGACCGTTATCGCCTGGATCTGGGCCAGGACCGTCACCTGCCCGAACCCGGCCTGCCGGATCGAGATGCCGCTGGTCCGATCCTGGTGGCTCGGCAAGAAGAAGGGCAAGGAGGCCTACGTCGTCCCCGAGGTCGTCGGCGACCCCGATCACCCGAGCGGGCGGCGGATGGCGTACCGGATCGGGCACGATGCGAGCGGTCCGGTCAGCGACGGTACGGTCGGACGTCAGGGCGCCGAGTGCGTTGCGTGTAGCACTGGCGTCTCGCTGGAGTACATCCGCGAGGAAGGCAGAGCCGGCCGGATCGGTGCCCAACTCATGGCGACAGTTGCCGAGGGGAACCGGCGGCGGGTGTACCTCGAACCCGATGCCAAGCATGCTGCCGCCGCCGAGGTGGAAAAGCCGGTGGATGTGCCAGATGGCGAGCTTCCGATGGAGGCTCTTGGTTTCCGCGTGCAGAACTATGGGTTGACACGATGGGTGGACCTCTTCACCAATCGCCAGCTCGTGGCGCTCACCACCTTCAGCGACATGGTCGCCGAGGCCCGAGAACGTGTGGTCGCCGATGCGGTCACGGCGGGGATGTCGCGTGGGGAACGCTTCACCGATGGTGGCACCGGCGCAGAGGCCTACGGTGACGCGGTGGCGACCTACCTGGGGTTGGGCGTGAGTCGGCTGGCAGATATCGCGAACGGGCTTGCGCGGTGGGAAAACACCAGGGAACAGATCCGCAACCTCTTCAGCCGGCAGGTGATTCCGATGATATGGGACTTCGCCGAGACCACGCCTTTCGGGACGGCAGCCGGTTCCTACGAGGTCAGCCTGGGAAGCCTTTGCAAGGCGATCCGCGATACTGGCGGGCCGGCTTCTATCACGAAACAGGCTGACGCATCGGCCCGCTCCTACGCGGGCGCCCTCATCTCCACCGATCCGCCTTACTACGACAATGTCCCTTATGCGGATCTGTCCGACTTCTTCTACGTCTGGCAGCGCCGAACGCTCCAAGACGTTCACCCGGACCTCTTTCGCACGCTGCTCGTGCCTAAAGCTGAGGAACTCGTCGCCGAGCCGTTCAGACACGGGGGTAAGGATGGGGCTAAGTCGTTCTTCGAGGATGGATTCCGGAGCGTGTTCGCCCGCGCGCGTGAGGCGGCGCTGCCCGACTATCCGATCACCGTCTACTACGCCTTCAAGCAGTCCGACACGAACGCTGAAGGCACCTCGTCATCAGGTTGGGAGACCCTGCTCGAGGGCATGATCCGTTCCGGTTGGGCGATCACCGCTACGTGGCCGGTGCGAAGTGAATTGTCCAATCGCATGCGTGGCCAAGGAGCCAACGCGTTGGCGTCCTCCATCGTCCTCGCCCTCCGCCCGCGTCCGGAGGATGCCCCTGCGACGGATCGACGCGGTTTCATCACCGACCTGCAGGACGAGTTGCCGCAAGCCCTCCGGGAGCTGCAGCACGGACGCATCGCCGCCGTCGACCTGCCGCAAGCGGCGATCGGCCCCGGGATGGCGGTCTTCTCCCGCTACTCCGCGGTCCACGAACCGGACGGCTCACCTATGACCGTCCGCTCCGCCCTGGCACGGATCAACGAGATCCTCGACCAGGTGCTCAACGAGCAGGAGGGCGACTTCGACGCCGCCACCCGGTTCGCCATCGCCTGGTACCGCGCCCACGGCTACTCAACGGGGCAGTTTGGCGACGCCGACAACATGGCCCGCTCCCGGAACACTGCCGTCGCCACCCTCGACCGCGGCGGCATCCTCACCAGCCGCGCCGGCAAGGTCACCCTCCTCAGACCCGACGACCTGCCCGCCGAGTATGACGTGGCCGGTGATGACCACACCGGCACGTGGGAAGCAGCGCATCACCTCATCCGGCTACTCAGCACCGAGGGAATCCCCGCCGCCGGCGCCTTCCTCGCCGCTGCCCGCAACCGTCCGGACGGCGCCGTCGAGGATGACCAGGTGAAGGAGCTCGCCTACCTGCTCTTCCACATCGCCGAGCAACATGGCCGCACCGGCGACGCCCTCGCCTTCAACACCCTCGTCACCTCCTGGGGAGACATCCTTGACGCCGCGAGAAGCGCTGGCCCGGCCTACGCCCAGTCCGCCATGGACCTCACCGACATCTGA
- a CDS encoding DUF262 domain-containing protein, whose translation MGFQTPQNPLKDLISKIRRGRIQLPDFQRGYVWDDERIRSLLVTILQGHPLGVIMTLETGNENVRFKPSPIEGSGIAPDTVEPELLVLDGQQRLTSLCQALTGPVATVNANGKQVDRRYYLDLTRALNAPDDLDAAVRSLPADGKLKENFDRDVVLDVSTRENQIAEGLFPLSLTYADEGTDWLWDYPDSTAARTVLNTLIRPAQGYQIPSIQLDRSTSKAAVTTVFEKVNQGGMKLTVFELLTAKFAGDPDYFREYGRDFRLKSDWDETAAVIRHHPVLEGVGSTEFLQAVTLLASLRSDGATTARKEDVLDLELSDYLTWAPRVRGALPWVAAFLEDQHIHSGRDVPYPTQIVSLATVRVVLGEDMDVHGVRRRLAHWYWCGVLGELYSSSTETRFARDLEQVPEWARDLDGATAARPRTVEDANFVESRLLSLRTRNAAAYKGIYALLMAQDTRDWLFNQPFDRAHYRDLAVDIHHIFPKAWCLKNDIDPALRESIVNKTPLARKTNQAVGGVSPAVYMPRLYGRVGIPPEDLDAIVAAHQIDVAALRAGDFTTFFTHRREALLQLIETAMGKRAARDLDDDELLGGSEAPDLYAAEPDDPEDGVDEPDEAGPPRDARPPDYAGWHDGPAQPVTPASVTADRSNMGGN comes from the coding sequence ATGGGTTTCCAGACCCCGCAGAACCCGCTCAAGGACCTGATCAGCAAGATCCGGCGCGGCAGAATCCAACTTCCCGACTTCCAGCGCGGCTATGTCTGGGACGACGAACGGATCCGTTCCCTGCTGGTGACCATCCTCCAGGGGCACCCGCTCGGGGTGATCATGACCCTGGAGACCGGCAACGAGAACGTCCGCTTCAAACCCAGCCCGATCGAGGGCTCCGGCATCGCCCCGGACACAGTCGAACCCGAACTGCTCGTACTCGACGGTCAGCAGCGGCTCACCTCCCTGTGTCAGGCGCTCACGGGACCTGTCGCCACGGTGAACGCCAACGGCAAGCAGGTCGATCGTCGCTACTACCTCGACCTCACCCGGGCCCTGAACGCCCCCGATGACCTGGACGCCGCCGTCCGTTCCCTGCCCGCGGACGGCAAGCTGAAGGAGAACTTCGACCGTGACGTCGTCCTTGACGTCTCCACCCGGGAGAACCAGATCGCCGAAGGGCTCTTCCCGCTGAGCCTTACCTACGCCGACGAAGGCACCGACTGGCTCTGGGACTACCCCGACTCCACCGCCGCGCGCACCGTCCTCAACACGCTGATCAGACCGGCGCAGGGCTATCAGATTCCCTCGATCCAGCTCGACCGCTCCACGAGCAAAGCGGCTGTGACGACCGTTTTCGAGAAGGTCAATCAAGGCGGAATGAAGCTCACCGTCTTCGAGCTCCTGACCGCAAAGTTCGCCGGCGATCCCGACTACTTCCGCGAGTACGGTCGCGACTTCCGACTCAAGTCCGACTGGGACGAGACCGCCGCCGTGATCCGCCACCACCCGGTGCTCGAGGGTGTCGGGTCGACCGAGTTCCTGCAGGCCGTCACGCTGCTGGCATCCCTGCGCTCCGACGGTGCGACCACGGCTCGCAAGGAAGACGTGCTCGACCTCGAGCTCTCCGACTACCTCACGTGGGCGCCGCGCGTACGCGGGGCTCTGCCGTGGGTGGCGGCCTTCCTCGAGGACCAGCACATCCACAGCGGGCGTGACGTTCCCTATCCCACCCAGATCGTCTCCCTCGCCACGGTGCGCGTGGTGCTGGGGGAGGACATGGACGTGCACGGGGTGCGCCGTCGGCTTGCGCACTGGTACTGGTGCGGCGTGCTGGGGGAGCTGTACTCCTCTAGCACGGAGACCCGGTTCGCCCGCGACCTCGAACAGGTGCCCGAATGGGCGCGCGACCTCGACGGCGCCACCGCGGCACGCCCGCGCACGGTCGAGGACGCGAACTTCGTCGAGTCGCGGCTACTCTCCCTGCGCACCCGCAACGCTGCCGCCTACAAGGGGATCTATGCGCTCCTGATGGCGCAGGACACCCGCGACTGGCTGTTCAACCAGCCGTTCGACCGGGCCCACTACCGCGACCTGGCCGTGGATATCCACCACATTTTCCCCAAGGCGTGGTGCCTGAAGAACGACATCGACCCGGCGCTGCGGGAGAGCATCGTCAACAAGACGCCGCTCGCGCGCAAGACCAACCAGGCCGTCGGTGGAGTGTCTCCGGCCGTCTACATGCCGCGGCTGTACGGGCGAGTCGGCATCCCACCCGAGGACCTGGACGCGATCGTCGCTGCGCACCAGATTGACGTCGCAGCCCTGCGGGCCGGTGACTTCACCACCTTCTTCACCCACCGCCGGGAAGCGCTCTTGCAACTGATCGAGACTGCGATGGGCAAACGGGCCGCACGGGACCTCGACGACGACGAACTGCTCGGCGGGAGCGAGGCTCCCGACCTATACGCGGCCGAGCCCGACGACCCTGAGGATGGCGTCGACGAGCCGGACGAGGCGGGCCCGCCCCGCGATGCCCGTCCGCCCGACTACGCCGGCTGGCACGACGGCCCGGCACAGCCAGTCACACCGGCGTCCGTCACCGCCGATAGATCGAACATGGGAGGCAACTGA